A single region of the Micropterus dolomieu isolate WLL.071019.BEF.003 ecotype Adirondacks linkage group LG02, ASM2129224v1, whole genome shotgun sequence genome encodes:
- the snrnp25 gene encoding U11/U12 small nuclear ribonucleoprotein 25 kDa protein, giving the protein MEEQSQGAVGGGLSVKEEEVENDNLTEEEDEEALPHSEILDIFEEGLARLVQDPLLCDLPIQVTLEEVNSQIALEYGQAMTVRVLKADGEIMPIVVVQNATVLDLKKAICRFMELKQQREGGVKHVSWRYVWRTYNLVFQGEKLEDDKMRLKDYGIRNRDEVTFMKRLRKK; this is encoded by the exons ATGGAGGAGCAGAGTCAGGGCGCAGTGGGAGGAGGGCTGTCTGtaaaagaggaagaggtggaaaACGACAAcctgacagaggaggaagatgaggaggctCTTCCTCACTCAGAGATCCTGGATATTTTCGAGGAGGGACTTGCTCGACTCGTTCAGGACCCTTTACTCTGTGATCTACCAATTCAG GTGACTCTGGAGGAGGTAAATTCTCAGATTGCTTTGGAGTATGGCCAGGCAATGACTGTGAGGGTTTTGAAGGCAGATGGCGAAATAATGC CCATAGTGGTGGTGCAAAATGCCACTGTCCTTGACCTGAAGAAGGCCATTTGCAGATTCATGGAGCTGAAACAACAACGTGAAGGCGGAGTGAAACATGTCAGCTG GAGATATGTTTGGAGAACTTATAATTTAGTATTTCAAGGGGAAAAGCTTGAAGATGACAAGATGAGACTCAAAGA CTACGGGATCAGGAACAGAGATGAAGTGACATTCATGAAGAGACTcagaaaaaagtga
- the polr3k gene encoding DNA-directed RNA polymerase III subunit RPC10 isoform X2 codes for MRFACNTCPYVHNITRKVNNRKYPKLKEVDDVLGGAAAWENVDSTAETCPKCGHPRAYFMQIQTRSADEPMTTFYKCCNAQCGHRWRD; via the exons ATGAGATTCGCCTGCAACACCTGTCCGTATGTACACAACATCACACGAAAG GTAAATAACAGGAAGTATCCAAAGCTGAAGGAGGTGGATGATGTTCTTGGAGGCGCTGCAGCTTGGGAAAACGTGGACTCGACTGCTG AAACTTGTCCCAAGTGTGGCCATCCTCGGGCATACTTCATGCAGATTCAGACCAGATCAGCTGATGAACCGATGACTACTTTCTACAAATGCTGCAATGCCCAGTGTGGACACAGATGGAGAGACTGA
- the cdip1 gene encoding cell death-inducing p53-target protein 1 isoform X2: MSSDPPPPYPGGPSAPLIEEKNGQPVRAAPIQGQPLPPDYGPPPYEATQPGFLPPHVPGEGPMPMPMPPPPGGHYPPPPGHFPHPMPGQMGPGPSHFVHMGGHTATVLAPPGAATTVTVLQGEMFQTSPVQTVCPHCQQAIVTRISHDVGLMNTLFCLFCFFVGCDLGCCLIPCLIDDLKDVTHTCPYCKGYIYTYKRIC, from the exons ATGTCCAGTGACCCTCCTCCTCCATACCCCGGAGGACCCAGTGCCCCACTCATTGAGGAGAAGAATGGACAACCTG TAAGAGCTGCTCCTATACAGGGACAGCCCTTGCCTCCAGACTACGGTCCTCCACCATATGAGGCCACACAACCAGGCTTCCTTCCCCCACATGTCCCAGGAGAAGGACCCATGCCCATGCCAATGCCTCCACCACCAG GTGGCCACTACCCGCCTCCGCCCGGTCACTTTCCACACCCAATGCCAGGACAGATGGGTCCCGGTCCCAGTCACTTTGTCCACATGGGAGGTCACACTGCGACCGTCCTGGCTCCTCCAGGAGCAGCCACCACTGTGACTGTACTGCAAGGGGAAATGTTCCAGACCTCACCAGTGCAGACTGTGTGTCCGCACTGTCAGCAGGCAATCGTCACCCGTATTTCCCACGATGTCGGACTCATGAACACACTCTTCTGCCTCTTCTGCTTCTTCGTAGG GTGTGATCTCGGCTGTTGCTTGATTCCCTGTCTGATTGATGACCTCAAGGACGTGACACACACCTGCCCTTACTGTAAGGGCTACATTTACACATACAAGCGTATATGCTAA
- the cdip1 gene encoding cell death-inducing p53-target protein 1 isoform X1 yields the protein MSSDPPPPYPGGPSAPLIEEKNGQPVRAAPIQGQPLPPDYGPPPYEATQPGFLPPHVPGEGPMPMPMPPPPGGHYPPPPGHFPHPMPGQMGPGPSHFVHMGGHTATVLAPPGAATTVTVLQGEMFQTSPVQTVCPHCQQAIVTRISHDVGLMNTLFCLFCFFVGCDLGCCLIPCLIDDLKDVTHTCPYSNYRRCRAQKHHRDGQEAVTQVRLIVYKESDDVTHVNGKNIFGKRQPELEKAVKMVTLFI from the exons ATGTCCAGTGACCCTCCTCCTCCATACCCCGGAGGACCCAGTGCCCCACTCATTGAGGAGAAGAATGGACAACCTG TAAGAGCTGCTCCTATACAGGGACAGCCCTTGCCTCCAGACTACGGTCCTCCACCATATGAGGCCACACAACCAGGCTTCCTTCCCCCACATGTCCCAGGAGAAGGACCCATGCCCATGCCAATGCCTCCACCACCAG GTGGCCACTACCCGCCTCCGCCCGGTCACTTTCCACACCCAATGCCAGGACAGATGGGTCCCGGTCCCAGTCACTTTGTCCACATGGGAGGTCACACTGCGACCGTCCTGGCTCCTCCAGGAGCAGCCACCACTGTGACTGTACTGCAAGGGGAAATGTTCCAGACCTCACCAGTGCAGACTGTGTGTCCGCACTGTCAGCAGGCAATCGTCACCCGTATTTCCCACGATGTCGGACTCATGAACACACTCTTCTGCCTCTTCTGCTTCTTCGTAGG GTGTGATCTCGGCTGTTGCTTGATTCCCTGTCTGATTGATGACCTCAAGGACGTGACACACACCTGCCCTTACT CGAACTACAGAAGGTGTAGAgcacaaaaacatcacagagaTGGACAGGAAGCAGTCACACAGGTCCGTCTGATCGTGTATAAAGAGTCTGATGATGTTACACATGTTAATGGGAAAAACATCTTTGGAAAGAGACAGCCTGAATTAGAGAAAGCTGTGAAAATggtcactttatttatttaa
- the polr3k gene encoding DNA-directed RNA polymerase III subunit RPC10 isoform X1, with product MLLFCPTCGNVLIVEEGQKCMRFACNTCPYVHNITRKVNNRKYPKLKEVDDVLGGAAAWENVDSTAETCPKCGHPRAYFMQIQTRSADEPMTTFYKCCNAQCGHRWRD from the exons ATGCTTCTTTTTTGTCCAACCTGcggaaatgttttaattgtcGAGGAAGGACAGAAGTGCATGAGATTCGCCTGCAACACCTGTCCGTATGTACACAACATCACACGAAAG GTAAATAACAGGAAGTATCCAAAGCTGAAGGAGGTGGATGATGTTCTTGGAGGCGCTGCAGCTTGGGAAAACGTGGACTCGACTGCTG AAACTTGTCCCAAGTGTGGCCATCCTCGGGCATACTTCATGCAGATTCAGACCAGATCAGCTGATGAACCGATGACTACTTTCTACAAATGCTGCAATGCCCAGTGTGGACACAGATGGAGAGACTGA